From one Thalassospira lucentensis genomic stretch:
- a CDS encoding ribonucleoside-diphosphate reductase subunit alpha, with translation MLDVVQHEKGARVIVDRSRDALLTDFGKAVLNDRYLMPGESYQDLFARVASYYGDDEAHAQRLYDYISKLWFMPATPILSNGGTTRGLPISCFLNEADDNLGGIVDIWTENVWLAARGGGIGSYWGNLRSIGEKVGKNGKTSGVVPFIRVMDSLTLAISQGSLRRGSAAVYMPVSHPEIEEFSEMRRPTGGDPNRKTPNLHQGVAISDAFMRAVENDEEWALTSPKDGHVVRKISARSLWIRLLTSRVETGEPYMLFIDTVNRAVPEHHKLAGLSVKTSNLCSEITLPTGKDHLGGDRTAVCCLSSLNLEHYLTWKDDEQFIEDILRFLDNVLQDFIDHAPDTMARAKYSAMRERSVGLGVMGFHSFLQAQKVPLEGVMSKVWNKQIFDHVKKHADAASEKLAEERGSCPDAAEYGIKARFSNKTAIAPTASISIICGGASPGIEPMAANSYTHKTLSGSFNVRNKYLAEVLEEKGRNNEEVWTSITVHEGSVQHLDFLSDLEKDIFKTAFELDQRWLIELAGDRTPMIDQAQSLNIFLASNVHKRDLHQIHFQAWKKGVKSLYYCRSKSIQRAEVVANIPGRAKSNDDDMPSPESSFEIPALVAAATAQAASEPDYDECLACQ, from the coding sequence ATGCTGGATGTGGTGCAGCACGAAAAAGGTGCGCGCGTCATTGTTGATCGTTCGCGCGATGCATTGCTGACCGATTTTGGCAAGGCGGTTTTGAACGACCGTTATCTGATGCCGGGAGAAAGCTATCAGGATCTGTTTGCGCGCGTCGCCAGTTACTATGGTGATGACGAAGCGCATGCGCAGCGTCTTTATGACTATATTTCAAAGCTTTGGTTCATGCCGGCAACCCCGATCCTGTCGAATGGCGGGACGACCCGCGGCTTGCCTATTTCCTGTTTTTTGAACGAGGCGGACGACAACCTTGGCGGGATTGTCGATATCTGGACCGAGAATGTCTGGCTTGCCGCGCGTGGCGGCGGGATCGGTTCGTATTGGGGCAATCTGCGTTCGATCGGCGAAAAGGTCGGAAAGAACGGCAAGACATCGGGTGTCGTGCCGTTCATTCGCGTGATGGACAGCCTGACATTGGCGATCAGCCAGGGATCGCTGCGCCGCGGATCGGCTGCGGTTTACATGCCGGTCAGCCATCCCGAGATCGAAGAATTTTCCGAAATGCGTCGTCCGACCGGTGGTGACCCGAACCGCAAGACACCCAACCTGCATCAGGGCGTTGCGATTTCGGATGCCTTCATGCGTGCGGTTGAAAATGACGAGGAATGGGCGCTGACATCGCCGAAAGACGGGCATGTTGTCCGCAAGATCAGCGCGCGTTCATTGTGGATACGTTTGCTGACGTCGCGGGTTGAAACCGGCGAGCCCTATATGCTGTTCATCGATACCGTGAACCGGGCGGTGCCGGAACACCACAAGCTGGCCGGGCTGAGTGTAAAGACATCGAACCTGTGTTCGGAAATCACGTTGCCGACCGGCAAGGATCATCTGGGCGGGGATCGTACTGCTGTTTGCTGCCTGTCGTCGCTGAACCTTGAACATTATCTGACCTGGAAGGACGACGAGCAGTTCATCGAAGATATTCTGCGTTTCCTTGATAACGTGCTTCAGGACTTTATCGATCATGCGCCCGATACGATGGCGCGCGCGAAATATTCCGCGATGCGCGAACGTTCGGTTGGTCTTGGCGTGATGGGCTTCCATTCCTTCCTGCAGGCGCAGAAGGTGCCGCTTGAAGGGGTAATGAGCAAGGTCTGGAACAAGCAGATTTTCGATCACGTCAAAAAACATGCCGATGCGGCATCCGAGAAGCTGGCCGAAGAACGTGGTTCCTGCCCGGATGCGGCCGAATACGGTATCAAAGCACGTTTTTCGAACAAGACGGCAATTGCGCCGACAGCCTCGATCTCGATCATTTGTGGTGGTGCTTCGCCGGGGATCGAGCCGATGGCGGCAAACTCCTATACCCACAAGACGCTTTCGGGCTCGTTTAACGTGCGCAACAAGTATCTTGCCGAGGTACTTGAGGAAAAAGGCCGGAATAACGAGGAAGTCTGGACCTCGATCACTGTGCATGAAGGATCGGTTCAGCATCTGGATTTTCTGTCCGATCTGGAAAAAGACATCTTCAAGACCGCGTTCGAGCTTGATCAGCGCTGGCTGATCGAACTGGCCGGTGATCGCACCCCGATGATCGATCAGGCACAGTCATTGAACATCTTCCTGGCATCGAACGTTCATAAACGCGATCTGCATCAGATCCATTTTCAGGCATGGAAGAAGGGTGTCAAAAGCCTTTATTACTGCCGGTCGAAATCGATCCAGCGGGCCGAGGTGGTTGCGAATATTCCGGGGCGGGCAAAGTCGAATGACGACGATATGCCAAGCCCGGAAAGCTCGTTCGAAATC